ATGGATAAATGAACCGCTTCATTGCATTCCTGGTGAAGTTTTCGGATATAATCGTGGGCCGTCCTTCGAATATCAATATTGTCAAGTATCGCACGGCTGATTCCTAAGAATCTCAACCCCAAAGCATATTTTTTCAGTTCCGGGTCTTGGGTAACATAATCATAGGGAATAAATGTACTTAGAATATGATGGATGGTGCTTTTAGGAAATCCGAGTTGTTGATTTAATTGTAAAAGGCTTAAACCCTGGAGATTTTTACTGAGGAGTTCGATAATTTGAAGGGCTTTATCCAGAGAAGATATTTTCATATTATTACTTTATATAATTTCATATTATGAAACTTGATTTCATTATAAACATAAATATCAGTAGTCAAGTCTGTTGTCAAGTTTTTTTTAATCTATCAGGAAAAATTTTATTAAAAAAAAGAAACGATAGAATAATCGGGGAGAAATGCCCTTGAATCTCCTGTTAGTCAGACCCTTTTCTGTCCATTAGACCTGGCTGGTCCGATTGTTCGGCAGGCGGAAAGGAGGTTAGTTAGAAGGTCTCCTACCCGACCTGTTCCCGGACCGAATGTCCGGCCTCCGGCCGGAGACAGCGGGCTTTTTTGCAATTTCCGGGCGGCGGTTTTTCCTGGGACCTGACGGTCTTGGTAAATCAAGCCATTCTTCCGGCGGCTGGATACAACTGAGGTTTCTGCCCATATAGGCCTCGATGGGTGGAAGGTAGAAGGCTTCCTTTTCATCGGCGAAGCTGATGGAGGTCCCGGCGGCCCCCGCCCGCCCGGTGCGTCCGATTCGGTGCACATAATCTTCCGGATCATGGGGCAGGGTAAAATTGATCACATGATTCATCCCTTCGATGTGCAGACCCCGGCCGGCCACATCTGTGGCCACCAGGACCCGGAACTTTCCGGTCTTGAATTGGTCGAGACGTTGGATCCGCTGGTTCTGAGGGATATCACCGGAAAGTTCCGCGCAGGTGATTCCGTATCGGGTGAGCATCTCTGCCAGCCGTCTCACTTCGTCTTTCCGGTTGCAAAAAACCAAAACCCTCTCCAGCTTCAGCTTGTCGATGATGTTATAAAGGAGGGCGAATTTCTGGTCCGTGGTCACGATGTAGACGATCTGGTCCACCGTTTCCACGGCCACCTGCTCCGGTTCGATATCCACCGTCACCGGGTTATGGGTCCACTGGGCGGCCAGGCGGGTAATTTCTTTGGTCAGCGTGGCGCTGAAAAGCAGGGTCTGGCGCTTTTCCTTGGGCGGGGTGCTGTGGATGATCTTCCGGACGTCCGGGATAAATCCCATGTCCAGCATCCGGTCGGCTTCGTCGATGATCATCACCTCTACCCGGTTCAGGATCAGGTCCCGTCGTTGTTGAAAATCGAGCAACCGGCCGGGGGTGGCTACCACGATATCCACCGGAACACCGACCAGTTGCCTCTTCTGCTTTTCGAAATCCATACCGCCGAACAGGGAGATCACCTTAAGATCGGTGTACTTGATGAGTAGACGGGCTTCCTCAAATATCTGAAGCACGAGTTCCCGGGTGGGGGCAATCACCAGGACCCGGGGCGTTCCGGGCTTCCTCCCGCCATGGATGGGATTGTTCAGCATCCGGGTAATCACGGCAATGAGAAAGGCCGCTGTTTTGCCGGTTCCGGTTTGGGCCCGCCCGCTGGCGTCTTTGCCGGATAGTGTACTGGGAAGAATTTCCGCCTGGATCGGGGTACAATACTGGAAACCGAGATCCATGATGGCATGCATAAGCGGATCGGGAAGTTCAAAATCGTGAAAGCGGGTTTTTCCTTCGGCCGGCGGAACCTTGAACTGGGAGATCCGCCAGGGCACTACCGGTGCTGGGGTAGCGGAAGCTGGTGATCCACCCGCTGCCGCAGGGGTTCCATGGCCTCTTTTTCGGGGGCGCCTTCTGGGCTGGGAACGGTTTTCCATGGCCGGAAGGGGTAGCTCCGGTAGGGGCACAGGAGAGGCCCCTTTCGCTTTGAGACCTTTTTCTCCGGGTCTGCCGATATTTCTAATCTTCTGTACTACTTTTTGAATAAAATTTCTCATTGTTTTAAAAATTCAGGTCTAAACAGGTTAATGTTTTCGGCGGGTGTAAATGATCTTATACTGGTCACAGGCGGCCATCAGACAGCTCGTGCATTCACCGGTCATTTCCGAGGGATTTATCGGTTCGACCAGGACCTCGAATCCCAATTCCCGATATTCTTCCACGGCCTCGGAGAGACGGGGCTCATCGGCGGTGAATTGTCTGGTCCAGCCTAAATTTTCCAATTCCTGTTGTCTGGTCATAATTACCTCCCGGTGCAGGGGCCAAAGGTTTGAATACACGGTTCACGGTGTACGGTCCAAGGTTTAAGGTTAGAGCCCTTGGACCTTAAACCTAAACAAATCTACCTCGTCGGCCTGCCACTTTTTCATATATACCATATTCTTGCGGATATTGATAGGTAAACCCATAACCCGTAGATCTAAAAAACTTTAACCGCCCGTTCGCTTGAGGCGGACTTGATTAAGGGTTCAAGGTTTTTTTCACTTGTAACAGGCAACTTGCAACTTTATTCTTTAACGAAGTCCCGATCCCCGATCCCCGATCCCTGCCTCTTTACCAGGAATGGCCGATGGCCCCCTTTTTACAGGCAACCACACAGGGCAAGGGGGACCGGTCCGAAACCGGTTTACAAGAACCGCAGGCATATTTAATCTTTTTTCGCTCCGATTCCTTAACTGCGGCCACCGGTATCTCCCGAAAGGGGTCATAGGGATCTTCGTCCCTGACCTCAAAAACCCCGGCAGGACAGACCGGAAGACAATCCCCGCAGCCATCGCATTTATCGGTGTCCAGGCTGATAAAATATTCCCCGGACCCGTCTTTGTAGCCAAAATGGGCGATCATAATAAATTCCTTGGTC
This genomic interval from Deltaproteobacteria bacterium contains the following:
- the rhlB gene encoding ATP-dependent RNA helicase RhlB yields the protein MRNFIQKVVQKIRNIGRPGEKGLKAKGASPVPLPELPLPAMENRSQPRRRPRKRGHGTPAAAGGSPASATPAPVVPWRISQFKVPPAEGKTRFHDFELPDPLMHAIMDLGFQYCTPIQAEILPSTLSGKDASGRAQTGTGKTAAFLIAVITRMLNNPIHGGRKPGTPRVLVIAPTRELVLQIFEEARLLIKYTDLKVISLFGGMDFEKQKRQLVGVPVDIVVATPGRLLDFQQRRDLILNRVEVMIIDEADRMLDMGFIPDVRKIIHSTPPKEKRQTLLFSATLTKEITRLAAQWTHNPVTVDIEPEQVAVETVDQIVYIVTTDQKFALLYNIIDKLKLERVLVFCNRKDEVRRLAEMLTRYGITCAELSGDIPQNQRIQRLDQFKTGKFRVLVATDVAGRGLHIEGMNHVINFTLPHDPEDYVHRIGRTGRAGAAGTSISFADEKEAFYLPPIEAYMGRNLSCIQPPEEWLDLPRPSGPRKNRRPEIAKKPAVSGRRPDIRSGNRSGRRPSN
- a CDS encoding 4Fe-4S binding protein, with the protein product MIAHFGYKDGSGEYFISLDTDKCDGCGDCLPVCPAGVFEVRDEDPYDPFREIPVAAVKESERKKIKYACGSCKPVSDRSPLPCVVACKKGAIGHSW